Below is a genomic region from Halorubrum depositum.
CTCCGGACGACGATCCGGGGGCTCGTCGGCCAGAAGCTCGACTACGGACTCTTAGTCGTCGCCGCCGACGACGGGCCGACGAAGACGACCCGCGAGCACCTCGGCATCCTGCTGGCGACCGAGCTGCCGACGATCGTCGCGATCACGAAGGCGGACGCCGTGAGCGACGAGCGGCTCGCCGAGGTCGAGCGCGAGGTCGAGTCGATGCTCCGCGACGCCGGGCAGACCCCGCTGCTCGTCGACCGCCACGGGATCGAGACGGCGGTCGCGGAGGTCGGCGACGGCGTCGTCCCCCTCCTCCGCACCAGCGCGGTGACGAAGGAGGGGGTCGAGACGCTCGACCGACTGTTCGAGACGCTCCCGAAGCGCGCGACCCCGGAGCGCGCGGAGTTCCGGATGTACGTCGACCGGAGCTACAAGGTGACCGGCGTCGGCGCCGTCGCGTCCGGCACGGTCAACTCCGGCACCGTGGAGGCCGGCGACGAGCTCCTGCTCGGCCCGATGGCCGACGGCTCCTTCCGCGAGGTGGAGGCGCGCTCGATCGAGATGCACTACCACCGCGTCGACAAGGCGACCGCCGGCCGGATCGTCGGCATCGCGCTGAAGGGCGTCGACGAGGAGGAGATCGAGCGCGGGATGGCCCTCGTGCCGCGCGGGAGCGACCCCGACCCGATCCGCGAGTTCGAGGCCGAGGTGATGGTGCTGAACCACCCGACCAGAATTCAGGAGGGATACGAGCCGGTCGTCCACGTGGAGACGGTCTCCGAGGCGGCCGTCTTCGCGCCCGAGGGCGGCCGGCTCCTTCCCGGCGACACCGGGCGGACGCGGGTCCGGTTCAAGTTCCGGCCGTACCTCGTCGAGGAGGGCCAGCGGTTCGTCTTCCGGGAGGGATCGAGCAAGGGCGTGGGGACGATCCGGGACGTGGATCCGGCGGAGTGAGGCGACGGGAGCGGGTGGGTCGGGGAGCGACGCGGTTCAGTCCCCCTCGACCGAGACGAGTTCCATCAGCGGGTAGCCGTCGCGCATCTCCATCCGGGTGCGGACCGTCACGCCCTCGCGTTCGATCCGCATCTCGACGTCCATCAGCGAGCCGGTGAGCTCCGTGTAGCCGTTCTCGTGGTCGATCGCGTCGGCGACGCGGTCGTCGTGGATGGCGACGGTCACCGACTCGCAGAACGGCTGGTTCTCGATCGACTCCGCCATCGCGGCCTCCAGGCTCCGCGCGCTCGACGGGCTGACGGGCGTCCCGGCGAACTGGTGGTATAAGGAGCCGAACTTGATCCCGGCCTCGAAACACGCCTGCTGGGCGTCGGTTGCCATGCCCGCACTCCGGCGGGAGCGGCCTAAGGGGCTTCGGAGGCGCGGGAGGGTCGGCTCCGATCGCGCTCGCGGCGCCGAAGTCGTGAGACGTCTCGCCGCACCCGAACCGAAGCCGTTTGGTTCGGGGGGCTGAATCCGTCCGTATGAACGCGCTTCGCGTGACGGGCGGCCGCGTCCTCCGCCCGGACGGCTCGGTGACCGAGGCCGACGTGACGATCGACCGCGACGCGGGGCAGATCCTCGCGGTGGGTGACGACGCGGCGACCGACGAGACGGGAGCGAACGCCGGGGAGGTACCCGACGCCGACGAGACCCTCGACGCCGAGGGCTCGCTCGTGATCCCCGGGCTCGTCAACGCGCACACGCACGCCGCGATGACGCTGCTCCGCGGGTACGCCGACGACAAGCCGCTGGACGCGTGGCTCCGGGAGGACATCTGGCCGGCGGAGGCCGAGCTGACGCCCGACGACATCGAGGCCGGCGCCGCGCTCGGGGCGCTGGAGATGATCCGCT
It encodes:
- a CDS encoding GTPBP1 family GTP-binding protein — encoded protein: MSADRSALRRAIERGERDGGAIEFKERLTREVHLAEGRMESLVAQLRHRVLSGDGEATYVLGVTDDGGLAGIAPEAFSETMDVLSLLADEADAHIADAETWSAGTDGNGADAGLVGLATLRDGGMFETDDDHLVVGTAGHVDHGKSTLVGTLVTGRADDGQGGTRGFLDVQPHEVERGLSADLSYAVYGFEDGGDEPVRMDNPHRKSDRARIVEEADRLVSFVDTVGHEPWLRTTIRGLVGQKLDYGLLVVAADDGPTKTTREHLGILLATELPTIVAITKADAVSDERLAEVEREVESMLRDAGQTPLLVDRHGIETAVAEVGDGVVPLLRTSAVTKEGVETLDRLFETLPKRATPERAEFRMYVDRSYKVTGVGAVASGTVNSGTVEAGDELLLGPMADGSFREVEARSIEMHYHRVDKATAGRIVGIALKGVDEEEIERGMALVPRGSDPDPIREFEAEVMVLNHPTRIQEGYEPVVHVETVSEAAVFAPEGGRLLPGDTGRTRVRFKFRPYLVEEGQRFVFREGSSKGVGTIRDVDPAE
- a CDS encoding dihydroneopterin aldolase family protein, producing the protein MATDAQQACFEAGIKFGSLYHQFAGTPVSPSSARSLEAAMAESIENQPFCESVTVAIHDDRVADAIDHENGYTELTGSLMDVEMRIEREGVTVRTRMEMRDGYPLMELVSVEGD